The Canis aureus isolate CA01 chromosome 11, VMU_Caureus_v.1.0, whole genome shotgun sequence genome has a segment encoding these proteins:
- the NAB2 gene encoding NGFI-A-binding protein 2 isoform X2, with amino-acid sequence MRRAPSPTAEQPPGGGDSARRTAQPRPKPSARAMALPRTLGELQLYRVLQRANLLSYYETFIQQGGDDVQQLCEAGEEEFLEIMALVGMATKPLHVRRLQKALREWATNPGLFSQPVPAVPVSSIPLFKISETAGTRKGSMSNGHSSPGEKAGSARSFSPKSPLELGEKLSPLPGGPGAGDPRIWPGRSTPESDVGAGGEEEAGSPPFSPPAGGGVPEGTGAGGLAAAGAGGGPDRLEPEMVRMVVESVERIFRSFPRGDAGEVTSLLKLNKKLARSVGHIFEMDDNDSQKEEEIRKYSIIYGRFDSKRREGKQLSLHELTINEAAAQFCMRDNTLLLRRVELFSLSRQVARESTYLSSLKGSRLHPEELGGPPLKKLKQEVGEQSHSELQQPPPGPESYAPPYRPSLEEDSASLSGESLDGHLQEFEEGLLDRCPAPGPHPALVEGRRSSVKVEAEASRQ; translated from the exons ATGCGCAGGGCGCCCTCCCCCACAGCCGAGCAGCCGCCGGGCGGAGGGGACAGCGCCCGCCGGACCGCGCAGCCCAGACCCAA GCCCAGTGCCCGAGCCATGGCACTGCCTCGGACACTGGGGGAGCTGCAGCTGTACCGGGTCCTGCAGCGCGCCAATCTGCTTTCCTACTATGAGACCTTCATCCAGCAGGGAGGGGACGATGTGCAGCAACTGTGCGAGGCTGGTGAGGAGGAGTTCCTGGAGATCATGGCCCTTGTGGGCATGGCCACCAAGCCCCTCCATGTCCGACGCCTGCAGAAGGCCCTGAGAGAATGGGCCACCAACCCAGGGCTCTTCAGCCAGCCTGTGCCTGCTGTGCCTGTTTCCAGTATTCCACTTTTCAAGATCTCCGAGACTGCAGGCACCCGGAAAGGGAGCATGAGCAACGGGCACAGCAGCCCAGGGGAAAAGGCAGGCAGTGCCCGCAGTTTCAGCCCCAAGAGCCCCCTTGAACTTGGAGAGAAGCTGTCACCGCTGCCTGGGGGACCTGGGGCAGGAGACCCCCGGATCTGGCCAGGACGGAGCACTCCAGAGTCCGACGTTGGGgcgggaggagaagaggaggcaggctcaccccccttctccccacctgcaGGGGGAGGAGTCCCCGAGgggactggggctggggggctggcagcagccggggctgggggtggcccAGATCGACTGGAACCGGAGATGGTGCGCATGGTGGTGGAGAGTGTGGAGAGGATCTTCCGGAGCTTCCCCAGGGGGGACGCAGGGGAGGTAACGTCCCTGCTGAAGCTGAACAAGAAGCTGGCTCGGAGCGTAGGACACATCTTTGAGATGGACGATAACGACagtcagaaggaggaggagatccGCAAATACAGCATCATTTACGGCCGCTTTGACTCCAAGCGGAGGGAGGGCAAGCAGCTCAGCCTGCATGAG CTGACCATCAACGAAGCCGCTGCCCAGTTCTGCATGAGGGACAACACGCTCTTACTGCGGAGGGTGGAGCTCTTCTCCCTGTCACGCCAAGTGGCCCGAGAGAGCACCTACCTGTCCTCCTTGAAGGGCTCCAG GCTTCACCCCGAAGAACTGGGAGGCCCTCCACTGAAGAAGTTAAAACAGGAG GTTGGAGAGCAAAGTCATTCTGAACTCCAGcagcctcccccaggccccgAGTCCTATGCACCCCCATACCGCCCCAGCCTGGAGGAAGACAGCGCCAGCCTGTCTGGGGAGAGTCTTGATGGACACTTGCAGG AGTTCGAGGAAGGGCTGCTGGACCGATGCCCTGCCCCGGGACCCCATCCTGCTCTGGTGGAAGGTCGCAGAAGCAGCGTCAAAGTGGAGGCTGAGGCCAGCCGGCAGTGA
- the NAB2 gene encoding NGFI-A-binding protein 2 isoform X1, whose amino-acid sequence MRRAPSPTAEQPPGGGDSARRTAQPRPKPSARAMALPRTLGELQLYRVLQRANLLSYYETFIQQGGDDVQQLCEAGEEEFLEIMALVGMATKPLHVRRLQKALREWATNPGLFSQPVPAVPVSSIPLFKISETAGTRKGSMSNGHSSPGEKAGSARSFSPKSPLELGEKLSPLPGGPGAGDPRIWPGRSTPESDVGAGGEEEAGSPPFSPPAGGGVPEGTGAGGLAAAGAGGGPDRLEPEMVRMVVESVERIFRSFPRGDAGEVTSLLKLNKKLARSVGHIFEMDDNDSQKEEEIRKYSIIYGRFDSKRREGKQLSLHELTINEAAAQFCMRDNTLLLRRVELFSLSRQVARESTYLSSLKGSRLHPEELGGPPLKKLKQEVGEQSHSELQQPPPGPESYAPPYRPSLEEDSASLSGESLDGHLQAVGSCPRLTPPPADLPLALPAHGLWSRHILQQTLMDEGLRLARLVSHDRVGRLSPCVPAKPPLAEFEEGLLDRCPAPGPHPALVEGRRSSVKVEAEASRQ is encoded by the exons ATGCGCAGGGCGCCCTCCCCCACAGCCGAGCAGCCGCCGGGCGGAGGGGACAGCGCCCGCCGGACCGCGCAGCCCAGACCCAA GCCCAGTGCCCGAGCCATGGCACTGCCTCGGACACTGGGGGAGCTGCAGCTGTACCGGGTCCTGCAGCGCGCCAATCTGCTTTCCTACTATGAGACCTTCATCCAGCAGGGAGGGGACGATGTGCAGCAACTGTGCGAGGCTGGTGAGGAGGAGTTCCTGGAGATCATGGCCCTTGTGGGCATGGCCACCAAGCCCCTCCATGTCCGACGCCTGCAGAAGGCCCTGAGAGAATGGGCCACCAACCCAGGGCTCTTCAGCCAGCCTGTGCCTGCTGTGCCTGTTTCCAGTATTCCACTTTTCAAGATCTCCGAGACTGCAGGCACCCGGAAAGGGAGCATGAGCAACGGGCACAGCAGCCCAGGGGAAAAGGCAGGCAGTGCCCGCAGTTTCAGCCCCAAGAGCCCCCTTGAACTTGGAGAGAAGCTGTCACCGCTGCCTGGGGGACCTGGGGCAGGAGACCCCCGGATCTGGCCAGGACGGAGCACTCCAGAGTCCGACGTTGGGgcgggaggagaagaggaggcaggctcaccccccttctccccacctgcaGGGGGAGGAGTCCCCGAGgggactggggctggggggctggcagcagccggggctgggggtggcccAGATCGACTGGAACCGGAGATGGTGCGCATGGTGGTGGAGAGTGTGGAGAGGATCTTCCGGAGCTTCCCCAGGGGGGACGCAGGGGAGGTAACGTCCCTGCTGAAGCTGAACAAGAAGCTGGCTCGGAGCGTAGGACACATCTTTGAGATGGACGATAACGACagtcagaaggaggaggagatccGCAAATACAGCATCATTTACGGCCGCTTTGACTCCAAGCGGAGGGAGGGCAAGCAGCTCAGCCTGCATGAG CTGACCATCAACGAAGCCGCTGCCCAGTTCTGCATGAGGGACAACACGCTCTTACTGCGGAGGGTGGAGCTCTTCTCCCTGTCACGCCAAGTGGCCCGAGAGAGCACCTACCTGTCCTCCTTGAAGGGCTCCAG GCTTCACCCCGAAGAACTGGGAGGCCCTCCACTGAAGAAGTTAAAACAGGAG GTTGGAGAGCAAAGTCATTCTGAACTCCAGcagcctcccccaggccccgAGTCCTATGCACCCCCATACCGCCCCAGCCTGGAGGAAGACAGCGCCAGCCTGTCTGGGGAGAGTCTTGATGGACACTTGCAGG CTGTGGGGTCATGCCCAAGGCTGACGCCGCCCCCTGCTGACCTGCCTCTGGCATTGCCAGCCCATGGGCTGTGGAGCCGCCACATCCTGCAGCAGACACTGATGGATGAGGGGCTGCGGCTAGCCCGCCTCGTCTCCCACGACCGCGTGGGCCGCCTCAGCCCCTGTGTGCCTGCGAAGCCGCCTCTCGCAG AGTTCGAGGAAGGGCTGCTGGACCGATGCCCTGCCCCGGGACCCCATCCTGCTCTGGTGGAAGGTCGCAGAAGCAGCGTCAAAGTGGAGGCTGAGGCCAGCCGGCAGTGA